Proteins encoded by one window of Cuniculiplasma divulgatum:
- a CDS encoding ribosome biogenesis/translation initiation ATPase RLI, which translates to MHIAVLDESKCHSKKCNHECQSYCPPVRSGIGTITFPEETVYPLITEDLCIGCGICVNRCPFGAIKIITVPDELNKDIVHQYGENSFRIYSIPVPSKGITAILGPNGMGKTTTMNILSGVLIPNFGDYDNGGSKEKVLKKYSNSILGDYFQNVYDKTKKVVLKSQFVDQIPKVVKGTIGSILKNADEFGMADDIIAELSLENSLNKDVKSASGGELQKLAVGMALIKDGDILLVDEVSSYLDISERIRVASILTKLAEKGKTIFVVEHDLAILDWISDQIHLVYGSPGAYGVIVQQKSPNKAINQFLDGYMKEENIRIRKEKIVFETRASTRKIISPELVHWSEIDADLGDFKLKVMPGKMEIGTVTGILGRNALGKSTFVKILAGVMTPNSGSYEPKLKVAYKPQYISTDFEGTCEDLLFKTLKERMSDNFVKNELFRPLGIDPLMESEVSSLSGGELQKLSIAMTLAQDADLYLLDEPSANLDSSTRMEVAKIIKRTMENRKKTGMVVDHDIYFIDIISDELMIFLGQSGVQGIARGPMPMREGMNTFLKEVNITFRRDHNSGRPRINKPGSSMHREQVSTGEYYYS; encoded by the coding sequence ATGCATATAGCAGTTTTAGATGAGTCTAAATGCCATTCTAAAAAATGCAATCACGAATGCCAATCTTATTGTCCTCCTGTCAGGTCCGGGATAGGAACAATTACATTCCCGGAGGAGACCGTTTATCCACTCATAACTGAAGATCTATGTATTGGCTGTGGTATCTGTGTTAATAGATGTCCCTTTGGAGCAATAAAAATTATTACGGTTCCGGATGAGCTGAATAAGGATATTGTGCATCAATATGGAGAGAATTCGTTTAGAATTTATTCTATTCCAGTTCCATCGAAGGGGATAACCGCAATCCTTGGACCAAATGGAATGGGAAAGACCACCACCATGAATATACTGAGCGGAGTGCTTATTCCAAATTTTGGTGACTATGATAATGGTGGGTCAAAAGAAAAAGTGCTGAAGAAATACTCAAACAGCATTCTTGGTGATTATTTCCAGAATGTATATGATAAAACAAAAAAGGTTGTTTTAAAAAGTCAATTTGTCGATCAGATTCCAAAGGTTGTTAAGGGAACTATCGGAAGCATTCTCAAGAATGCCGATGAGTTTGGAATGGCAGATGATATAATAGCGGAGCTTTCCCTTGAAAATTCTCTGAATAAGGACGTAAAAAGTGCTTCTGGAGGGGAATTACAAAAACTTGCAGTTGGAATGGCACTCATAAAGGATGGTGATATACTGCTTGTCGATGAAGTTTCTTCATATCTGGACATTTCAGAAAGGATACGTGTTGCTTCAATTCTGACAAAACTTGCTGAAAAGGGGAAAACTATTTTTGTTGTTGAGCACGATCTCGCTATTCTTGACTGGATAAGTGATCAGATTCATCTTGTATATGGTTCTCCCGGTGCCTATGGAGTTATTGTACAGCAGAAGTCTCCAAATAAGGCAATTAACCAGTTTCTTGATGGTTACATGAAGGAGGAAAACATCAGAATAAGAAAGGAAAAAATTGTATTCGAAACTAGAGCATCAACCAGAAAGATCATTTCACCGGAACTAGTTCACTGGAGTGAGATCGATGCTGATCTTGGAGATTTCAAACTGAAAGTAATGCCTGGGAAGATGGAAATAGGAACTGTTACTGGAATTTTAGGAAGGAATGCTCTGGGTAAATCAACCTTTGTAAAGATACTGGCAGGTGTGATGACTCCTAATTCAGGGTCCTACGAGCCAAAGCTGAAGGTCGCATATAAGCCACAGTATATTTCAACGGATTTTGAAGGAACATGCGAAGACCTTCTGTTCAAAACGTTAAAGGAGAGAATGAGTGATAATTTTGTTAAAAATGAGTTATTCAGACCTCTTGGTATAGATCCTCTAATGGAGAGTGAGGTGAGTAGCCTATCTGGAGGGGAGCTGCAAAAACTTTCAATCGCAATGACTCTTGCACAGGATGCTGATCTATATCTACTGGATGAACCATCTGCAAATCTTGATAGCTCAACAAGGATGGAGGTTGCCAAGATTATAAAGAGAACAATGGAAAACAGGAAGAAGACAGGGATGGTTGTCGACCATGATATTTATTTCATTGACATTATTTCTGACGAGCTGATGATCTTCCTTGGACAATCTGGGGTGCAGGGAATAGCAAGAGGACCAATGCCAATGAGGGAAGGTATGAATACGTTCCTTAAGGAAGTGAACATAACGTTCAGGCGAGACCATAATTCTGGTAGACCAAGGATTAACAAACCAGGAAGCAGCATGCATAGGGAGCAGGTTTCTACGGGAGAGTATTATTACTCCTGA
- a CDS encoding DUF6015 family protein, translating to MVDNIINNKEKKKRNFTNISELSNAISKGLSLQNRRMSFEESFSAAEHLINFFGYSDRVIDNMLEPEDRDAFYTMEDIGVLQTEREETTLFDGREWRIHYWILNVSKIIELANMKLDLNDVGNSEQFSVYEEIPDEYWTVN from the coding sequence ATGGTTGATAATATTATTAATAATAAGGAAAAGAAGAAGCGAAATTTTACCAATATTAGTGAACTTTCCAATGCCATTAGCAAAGGATTGAGTCTTCAGAACAGGAGGATGAGTTTTGAGGAATCTTTTTCTGCGGCCGAGCATTTGATTAATTTTTTTGGGTATAGTGATAGAGTTATTGACAACATGCTGGAACCAGAAGACAGGGATGCGTTTTATACAATGGAAGATATTGGAGTTCTTCAGACAGAGAGGGAGGAAACCACACTGTTTGATGGCAGGGAATGGAGAATTCATTACTGGATCCTAAATGTAAGTAAAATAATTGAACTTGCAAACATGAAATTGGATTTGAATGATGTTGGAAATTCAGAACAATTTTCTGTTTACGAGGAAATACCGGACGAATACTGGACTGTAAATTGA
- the folP gene encoding dihydropteroate synthase yields the protein MEDQDIVFFYKNEKNKDNESNPCFTCYSRIIPEGLNFTKVKIEEDIYFRFQKCMSKSMTEEILKRNGLVNLSHFMSEGMFRTQKVSVPDIMAILNFTPDSFFTGSRVINNSQIERARGSGCQFLDIGAESTRPGSLEVHSNEEIERLKSAFEMLKDTSNQKISLDSRHYETVSTFIDRIDVINDISGLTDIRLPELALKEKKSYVLMHIRGNPTNMNKMTTYTDLRGEMAKFYFEKLRQISEMGLEPERIIIDPGIGFSKTGEQNLEIIKNPESFNFGFRRLFGHSRKSFLSIYSKNKAEDRLPETIAVSIYLAGKGVEILRVHDPVENINALRYFQLFLTP from the coding sequence ATGGAGGATCAGGATATTGTTTTTTTCTATAAGAATGAGAAAAACAAAGATAATGAGAGTAATCCATGTTTTACATGTTATTCCAGGATAATTCCTGAGGGACTAAATTTCACCAAAGTAAAAATCGAAGAAGATATATATTTCCGGTTTCAAAAGTGCATGAGCAAATCTATGACGGAAGAAATCCTTAAACGAAATGGACTTGTAAATTTAAGTCACTTCATGTCTGAAGGGATGTTCAGAACTCAAAAAGTCTCTGTTCCGGATATTATGGCCATCCTTAACTTCACTCCCGATTCTTTTTTTACTGGCTCAAGGGTAATAAATAACAGCCAGATTGAGCGAGCCAGAGGTTCCGGATGTCAGTTTCTGGATATTGGCGCAGAAAGTACAAGGCCAGGGTCATTGGAGGTTCACAGTAATGAGGAAATTGAAAGACTGAAAAGTGCCTTTGAAATGCTAAAAGATACCAGCAATCAAAAAATTTCACTTGATTCACGGCACTATGAAACAGTCAGCACTTTCATAGACAGAATAGATGTTATAAATGACATCTCCGGATTGACAGATATAAGGCTTCCAGAACTGGCTCTAAAGGAAAAGAAATCCTATGTTTTGATGCACATTAGGGGAAATCCAACCAACATGAACAAAATGACAACCTATACTGATTTAAGGGGAGAAATGGCGAAGTTTTATTTCGAAAAACTGAGACAAATTAGCGAAATGGGTTTAGAACCGGAAAGAATAATCATAGACCCAGGTATTGGGTTTTCCAAAACTGGCGAACAAAATCTGGAAATCATAAAGAATCCAGAATCTTTTAACTTTGGATTCAGGCGTCTTTTTGGTCATTCCAGAAAATCGTTCCTCAGTATCTATTCAAAAAACAAAGCAGAGGATAGACTGCCAGAAACAATCGCAGTTTCAATCTATCTGGCAGGAAAGGGAGTAGAGATTCTTAGAGTTCACGATCCGGTAGAAAATATCAATGCACTAAGGTACTTTCAGCTGTTTCTAACTCCTTAA
- a CDS encoding Fur family transcriptional regulator, translating into MISLEDEIKKNGLKVTPQRSKILQYIRENPGKHFSAEDIHKYVTVENPNIPPATVYNILKMFVEKGLINSFETNGKAIYEGKVDPHINFICERCKNIYDYEVESDFSEIEKNVDGKIISTSVTVRGICRNCLKELETAESTLVH; encoded by the coding sequence TTGATCAGTTTAGAGGATGAAATCAAGAAAAATGGGTTAAAGGTTACACCACAGAGATCTAAAATATTACAGTATATCAGAGAGAATCCTGGCAAGCATTTCAGCGCTGAAGACATTCATAAATATGTTACAGTTGAAAATCCAAATATACCGCCAGCAACCGTTTATAACATATTAAAAATGTTCGTGGAAAAGGGTTTAATAAATAGTTTTGAGACTAACGGGAAAGCGATTTATGAGGGGAAGGTTGATCCACATATCAACTTTATTTGTGAAAGATGCAAAAACATCTACGATTATGAAGTTGAAAGTGATTTCAGCGAGATTGAAAAGAATGTAGATGGAAAGATAATTTCAACAAGTGTTACCGTAAGAGGGATCTGCAGAAATTGCCTTAAGGAGTTAGAAACAGCTGAAAGTACCTTAGTGCATTGA
- the hisS gene encoding histidine--tRNA ligase, with translation MSKIERLRGFKDYYPEDMQKREEIFSIMRNAAKSFGFLPIDYPSLEMLEIYRIKSGDELVGQTYNFKDKSNREITLIPEATPSTMRMLVSRKDLVKPVKWYNIPKLWRYEEPQSGRNREHYQFNADYFGETGIEIDAELIALACETLNRMGLKGMYVVRVNHRKLMEKILSKLGCVNIQSSISTIDHFRKESIETIGNKLRDDGVVDDNLNRLLNFLSKSYPVSEIQNSIKDLGLDLLEDEDFLRMISTVEFLFKNGYEDIVYDPSTVRGLSYYTGIVFEGFDVDGKFRSIFGGGRYDNLSQLFEGQEIPAVGFGMGDAVLENLLKEKNLWKVDNGHSSYFLVGMGREGKNKAANLLYKLRRNGKTAVMENSERNISNSLKHASSMNFTHAIIIGEKELTERSLTIKNLINGEQKKIGENELDEL, from the coding sequence ATGTCAAAGATCGAGAGACTGAGAGGATTCAAAGATTATTACCCAGAAGATATGCAGAAAAGAGAGGAGATATTCTCAATCATGCGGAATGCTGCCAAAAGCTTCGGCTTTCTGCCCATTGACTATCCCTCATTGGAGATGCTTGAAATTTACAGGATAAAGTCTGGAGACGAACTGGTGGGACAAACATATAACTTTAAAGACAAATCCAACAGGGAAATCACATTAATACCAGAGGCAACACCTTCCACAATGAGAATGCTTGTGTCTAGAAAGGATCTTGTAAAACCTGTCAAATGGTACAATATACCAAAATTGTGGAGATATGAAGAGCCACAGTCGGGAAGAAACAGGGAACATTATCAGTTTAACGCAGATTACTTTGGGGAGACGGGAATAGAAATAGACGCAGAACTCATTGCACTTGCATGTGAGACACTGAATAGAATGGGCTTGAAAGGTATGTACGTTGTGAGAGTTAATCACCGAAAACTTATGGAAAAAATACTTTCAAAACTTGGGTGTGTAAACATTCAATCCTCAATATCCACCATTGATCATTTTAGAAAAGAATCAATAGAAACAATTGGAAATAAACTTCGAGATGATGGAGTAGTAGATGATAATCTCAATAGATTGCTCAATTTTCTTTCAAAATCCTATCCTGTGTCAGAAATTCAAAACTCAATAAAAGACCTCGGGCTCGACCTGTTAGAAGATGAGGACTTCCTCAGGATGATCTCAACAGTGGAGTTCCTATTTAAAAACGGTTATGAAGATATAGTATATGATCCTTCCACAGTTAGGGGGTTGTCGTATTACACCGGGATTGTATTTGAAGGGTTTGATGTTGATGGAAAATTCAGATCAATTTTCGGTGGTGGAAGGTACGATAACTTATCTCAGCTATTTGAGGGGCAAGAAATTCCTGCAGTAGGATTTGGAATGGGAGATGCTGTACTTGAAAACCTGCTAAAAGAGAAGAATTTATGGAAGGTTGATAATGGGCATTCTTCATACTTCCTGGTCGGTATGGGAAGAGAGGGAAAAAATAAAGCAGCAAACCTACTTTACAAATTGAGGAGGAATGGTAAAACCGCAGTAATGGAAAATTCAGAAAGGAATATTTCAAACTCACTTAAGCATGCTTCATCAATGAATTTTACTCATGCAATTATAATAGGGGAAAAGGAATTGACTGAAAGATCATTAACCATCAAAAACCTCATAAACGGAGAACAAAAGAAAATAGGTGAAAATGAATTGGATGAATTGTAA
- a CDS encoding Lrp/AsnC ligand binding domain-containing protein, producing MSVAFVLVSTVPGKEHEVYNKISKINYVVEVHPLFGEYDLIVKIDALDYSELGKIVVEQIRKIEGVIDTKTLTGLKL from the coding sequence ATGTCGGTAGCATTTGTACTTGTGAGTACGGTACCCGGAAAAGAGCATGAGGTTTACAACAAAATATCAAAGATTAATTATGTTGTAGAAGTCCATCCACTTTTTGGGGAATATGATCTGATAGTCAAAATTGACGCACTCGATTACAGTGAATTAGGAAAGATTGTTGTGGAGCAGATAAGGAAAATCGAAGGGGTTATAGATACAAAAACCCTTACGGGACTAAAGTTGTGA